The following proteins are co-located in the Scomber scombrus chromosome 2, fScoSco1.1, whole genome shotgun sequence genome:
- the LOC133993461 gene encoding carbohydrate sulfotransferase 12-like gives MGTWRGLRVAFIAGSLFMILAIIVYWDDVRGFNLYPLQDPKHEWPHSDSYPQTTTAGPSFTPPSTSRAVTTTSSAVPTTTTSGTTPAREETGRATEGKQEEEEEEEKGKETQEQRKVETREDEEEKETNSASVYDREQEARKQRVMDVCSGKDSEEFPGRTRPFEQIPNRELDHLIVDDTHQIIYCYVPKVACTNWKRVMVVLSQSLISPSSGKPYTDPEAVPPDLVHNSSLHLTFAKFWRHYGSLSRHLMALKLQHYTKFLFVRDPFVRLISAFRNKFGRPNEDFYRQFGSVMLRRYGNVSGSLPETAAEAFAAGIKPTFQQFITYLLDPETEKESIFNEHWRQVYRLCHPCQVKYDFIGRLETLETDAEHLLKLLEVDHLLRFPSGARNQTAASWERDWFAQIPINMRRELYKLYEPDFELFGYPKPDSVLHQ, from the exons ATGGGAACCTGGCGGGGTCTACGAGTGGCGTTCATCGCGGGGTCTTTGTTCATGATCCTGGCGATCATCGTTTACTGGGATGACGTCAGGGGCTTCAACCTCTACCCACTGCAGGACCCCAAACACGAGTGGCCTCACTCTGATTCTTACCCTCAGACGACGACTGCAGGCCCCTCATTTACTCCTCCGTCTACCAGCAGAGCAGTGACCACCACCTCCTCCGCAGTCCCTACCACCACCACATCCGGCACCACACCTGCACGTGAGGAGACAGGAAGAGCAACTGAAgggaagcaggaggaggaggaggaggaggagaagggaaaGGAAACACAAGAGCAGAGGAAGGTGGAAAcaagggaggatgaggaggaaaaggagacaaatagtGCTTCTGTATATGACAGGGAACAAGAGGCGAGGAAGCAGAGGGTCATGGATGTGTGCTCAGGAAAGGATTCGGAGGAATTTCCCGGAAGGACTCGGCCATTTGAGCAGATTCCCAACAGGGAATTGGATCACTTAATAGTGGATGACACACACCAGATTATCTACTGCTACGTTCCCAAG GTAGCGTGCACCAACTGGAAGAGAGTGATGGTGGTTCTGTCTCAGTCTCTGATTTCGCCCTCCTCAGGAAAACCTTATACTGACCCAGAGGCTGTTCCTCCTGACCTCGTACACAACTCCTCTCTGCACCTCACCTTTGCCAA GTTTTGGCGCCATTATGGTTCACTATCCCGCCACCTGATGGCACTCAAGCTACAACACTACACCAAGTTTCTGTTTGTACGAGACCCTTTTGTACGTCTCATCTCTGCCTTCAGGAACAAGTTTGgaag GCCCAATGAAGACTTCTACCGGCAGTTTGGTTCGGTCATGCTGCGTCGTTATGGTAACGTGTCTGGGAGTTTGCCAGAAACTGCAGCAGAGGCGTTTGCAGCAGGAATCAAACCGACCTTTCAGCAGTTTATCACATACCTGCTGGAtccagagacagagaaggagagtaTCTTCAATGAACACTGGCGGCAG gtttACCGACTGTGCCATCCATGCCAGGTGAAGTATGACTTCATTGGGAGATTAGAAACCCTGGAAACAGACGCGGAGCACCTATTGAAACTTCTGGAAGTGGATCATCTACTACGCTTCCCTTCGGGGGCTCGAAACCAAACTGCAGCCAGCTGGGAAAGGGACTGGTTTGCACAGATTCCCATTAATATGAGGAGAGAACTGTACAAGCTGTACGAACCAGACTTTGAGCTGTTTGGCTATCCCAAACCTGACAGCGTGCTTCACCAGTAG